The following proteins come from a genomic window of Plectropomus leopardus isolate mb chromosome 11, YSFRI_Pleo_2.0, whole genome shotgun sequence:
- the wdr61 gene encoding WD repeat-containing protein 61 — protein MSTQYSILFKQEHAHDDAIWTAAWGKSEADGSETIITGSLDDMVKVWKWSDEKLELQWTLEGHQLGVVSVDISHNGAIAASSSLDAHIRLWDLESGKQIKSMDAGPVDAWSVAFSPDSKYIATGSHLGKVNIFGVESGKKEYSLDTRGKFILSIAYSPDGKYLASGAIDGIINIFDIATGKLLHTLEGHAMPIRSLTFSPDSQLLVTASDDGYIKIYDVQHASLAGTLSGHGSWVLNVAFSPDDTHFVSSSSDKSVKVWDASSRACINTFFDHQDQVWSVKYNSNGSKIISAGDDRAIHIYDCPM, from the exons ATGAGCACTCAA taCAGTATTCTTTTCAAGCAAGAGCACG CACACGACGATGCCATCTGGACAGCAGCGTGGGGTAAAAGTGAGGCGGATGGATCAGAAACTATCATCACCGGCTCACTAGATGATATGGTGAAAGTCTGGAAATG GTCAGATGAGAAGCTGGAGCTGCAGTGGACTCTGGAGGGACACCAGCTGGGTGTGGTGTCAGTGGACATCAGTCACAACGGAGCCATTGCTGCCTCCAGCTCCCTCGACGCTCACATCCGCCTCTGGGACCTGGAGTCTGGAAAACAGATCAAGTCCATGGACGCCGGACCAG TTGACGCGTGGTCGGTCGCCTTCTCCCCAGACTCTAAATACATCGCCACGGGAAGCCATCTTGGCAAGGTCAACATCTTTGGTGTGGAAAGTGGCAAAAAGGAATATTCTCTGGACACTCGAGGAAAATTCATCCTGAGTATAGCTTAC AGCCCTGATGGAAAATATTTGGCCAGCGGAGCCATTGATGGAATCATCAACATCTTTGACATCGCCACTGGAAAGCTGCTTCACACACTGGAAG GTCACGCCATGCCGATCAGATCCCTCACGTTCTCCCCCGACTCCCAGCTCCTTGTCACAGCCTCCGACGACGGCTACATCAAAATATATGACGT ACAACATGCCAGCCTGGCCGGCACTCTGAGTGGACACGGATCATGGGTTCTTAATGTCGCCTTCTCCCCAGATGACACCCATTTTGTCTCaag cTCGTCTGACAAGAGTGTGAAGGTTTGGGACGCCAGCTCCAGAGCGTGTATCAACACTTTCTTTGACCATCAGGACCAG GTGTGGAGTGTAAAGTACAACAGCAACGGCTCAAAGATCATCTCAGCTGGAGACGACCGTGCCATCCACATCTACGACTGCCCCATGTGA